The following is a genomic window from Crossiella equi.
TGGCTCGACCAGCACCTCGGGGCCACCGGCGCGCACCTGGGCGTGGCGGTGGGCGCGTTCCTGGACTTCGCCGCGGGCAAGGTCTCCCGGGCGCCGGAGTGGATGCGCAAGGCCGGGGTCGAGTGGGTGTACCGCCTGCTGCTGGAGCCGAAGCGGTTGTTCCGCCGCTACGTGCTCGGCAACCCGCTGTTCCTGGCGCGGGTGCTCGTTGAGCGGGTCTTCACCCGGAGGTGATGTGCGGCGGGTAGAAAGTGCTGTCGTGACGACTCCCCGCGTGTGCTTCGTGACCACCTACCCGTTGGGCCGCGCCGAGCTCGGCGGCAGCGGCTGGGTGGACCGGCGCCTGGTGGCCGTGCTGCGCGAGGCGGGCTGCGAGGTGGAGGTGGTGTGCGTCACCGGCCCGCCCGGCCAGTGGGCCGAGCAGGAGGTGGTCTGCCACGCGGCGGGCGAGGTGCCGCTGGAGATCCGGGGCGACCGGGCGAAGCTGCTGCGCGTGGCGGCGGGCATGGCGCTGACGGAGCAGCCGTACCTCTCGCGCAAGTTCACCGCCTTCCCGGGCTGGCGGCAGGCGGCACGGCTGCTGGCCGAACGCGCGGCCGGGCGCGCGGTGGTGACCAGCGGCTGGCCGGGTCTGCTGCTGGCCGAGGCGGCCGGGGTGCCGGTGGCCGCGCACGTGGCGCACAACGTGGAGACCACGATCGCGCTGGAGCACTCGCCGCGCCCGCTGCGCCTGCTGGGCGAGACCTGGCGGCTGCCGAAGGCCGAACGACGGCTGCTCTCGTTGCCGCACAAGGTCTTCGCACTCTCCCGCACCGACGCGGAGCTGATCTCCCGCTGGGCGGCCCCGGCCGAACCGCTGCCACTGGTGGTGCGCGCGGCCCCGGAGGGCCTCGCGGCGCGCTCGGTGGGCTTCATCGGCAAGGCGAGCTGGCCGCCGAACGAACGCGCGCTGGAGAGCCTGCTGGGCCCGGTGCACGAGGAGCTGGCGCGGCTGTCGGTGGACGTGAAGTACGTGCTGGCGGGCTCGGGCACCGAGCAGTACCGGGACCACCCGCGCACCACGGCCCTGGGCCGGGTCGAACGGGAGTCGGAGTTCTACCGCCAGGTGGGCCTGGTGGTGGTGCCGAGGTTCGGGGCGAGCACGGGCATCAGCGTGAAGATGCTGGAGGCCACGGAGTACGGCCTGCCGAGCGTGGTCCCGCCCCAGCTGGCCGAGGCGGTGGACCCGGCGGGCCCGTGGCTGGTCGCGGACGGCCCGGCCGAGACGGCGGCGGCGATCGGCCGCTGGGCCAGGGGCGAGGTCACCGTGGACGTCCCGGCCTGGGTGGCCGCACACGACGGCACGGCCACGGCGAGGGCCCTGCTGGGAGCGCTACAGGTCGGGTAGCGGGTCGGGCGGCAGGAAGGTGCGCTCGTCGACCTCGGCGTCGGCGCAGCGCACCACGGAGATGTACTCGTCGTCGAACTCCAGCTCAAGCGTGCCGACGGTGATGGTCGGGATGAGCCGGGTGTCCACGGGCCCGAGCCGGATGTTGCGCGGGTAGTGCGCGAGCACCCCGTTGGGCCGGTGCCGCCGGAGGAAACTGCACGTCAGAACGGTGACGGTCCGGCTGGTGACGGCCACCAGCACCGGCGCCACCCCCGGCGTGAGGGTCATGGCCGGGAACAGGTAGCGCAGCTCCGCCCCTGCGGGCAGGAAACCGCGGCAGCGGTCCCGGACCTCCCCGGACAACGGCATGTCAGTCGTCGTCCCCGGCGGTGACGCTCTTCTTCTTCCCACTGCCGACGGCCTTGGTCCGGATGTCGATCCCACCCATGAACGCGAAGCCCCGCACGCGAACGACGGGCGCATCGGCGGGCAGGTCGTCCTCGTCGACCTTGACGTCCTTCCCACCCATGAAGCTGAACCCGGACACCTCGACCCGGACCCCGGGCGGCACGATGATGTCGATCCCGCCCATGAAGGCCACGGCGGTGATCTCGATCTCGGGCCCGGGGAACTCGGCCTTGCGGAGGTCGAGGTCGGTCCCGCCCATGAAGGCGATGGCGGAGGTCTTGCGCGTGGGCCGCCAGCGTCCCTTGCGCACGGCCCCGCTCATGAAGGACACGACCCACTTGCGCTGCTCGCCCTGGGGGTTCTCCCGCATGGCCACCGGAGCGGGGGCGGGTGCCGCGACGGCCGGGAGGTCGGCCACGACGCGATCGAGCTCACCCCGGGTGACGGCTGCGTAGGCCAGCCCCACTCGCTCGTGGTACTCGGTGAGCGTCAGACGCCCCTCCCCTACCGCCAGGTTGAGGCGCTGGGCGACCAGGTCGCGCTCGGCATCACTCACACGGATGTCGGGGAGGTCGTTCATGGGGTTCAGGCTAGTGCTTTCCCCCGGCCGGGGGTGGCATGGTTGCCGAACTTTCCCCGGCGACCACGGGCTCTTGGCTGCGCGGCAGCCGGGAGGAGGACAGTGGAGGGGCGAGGAGGGGCGTGGTGGGGCTGTTCCAGGGTCCTGGCGAGGCCAACCACGGCTGTCACCCAGGTCCCCAGAACACCCCGCCAACCGCCTCCACCGGGGTCTTTTTCGCCTGCTCCGCAGGCATTCAGATCAAAACCTCGGGTGGTTGGGTGTCTAGCTTCCGTTGAGCAGGCTCATCGCCAGGTCCGGGCTGAACGCCCCCGATGCCGTTCCCCGGCCGATGCCGCAGTCGCCGTCCGACGATCCGGGCTGTTTGATCCACAGCTTGGCGTCGGGGGTGGTGGTCGACTTGCCGTCCAGGGTTGGGGACTCGCCGATCTTCCGGCCTGCCGGGTTGCACCACTCGCCGTTGGAGCCGTTGCCGTTGCGGCTCACGTCGATGACGTAGCCCGGCTTGCCGCCGCCTCTGGCGGAGACCGCCGACTGGACCATTTTGGCGTAGGCGACCGCTTCGGCGGTGGTGTTGAAGTTGCTCACGTTCACCGCGAAGCCCCTGGCACCGCTGATGCCCGCTTCGATGAGGCGTTGGGCCATCGTGCTCGGCGGGTTGTAGCGGCCGTCGCCGCCGTCCAGGTAGGTCCAGGCGTTCGGGGAGCGCTGGGAGAGGGTGGCCACCGCTTCCGAGAGCATTTTGAGGCGTTCCTGCTTGCCCGTGGGGTCCAGGCAGGTGAGGTGGATCAGGGCGTCTGGTTCCAGGATGACCAGGGCCGGGGTCTTGCCGATCGCGTCGGCGACCGTCTCCACCCACTGGCGGTAGTTGGCCACGCCGTTGGCGCCGCCCGCCGAGTGGTTGCCGCAGTCGCGTTGCGGGATGTTGTACGGGACCACGACGGGGAGCTGGTTCTCCTTGGCCGCCGCGCCCACGTACTGGCCCAGCCAGCCCCGGATGTCGCCGTCGCCGCCGATCCAGCGCGCCATCGGCTGGGCGGCGATGCGTTCGTTGATCACGCCTGCCCGGCCGTCGCGCTTGTTGGCGCGCACCCACCTGGCCGCGTTCGACTCCCAGTCCACGAACAGGCCCCGCGTCTGGGTCATGGGATTGGGGGTGGGCGGGGCCGCCGGGGGGCGTGGCTGGTTGCCCGGGGAACTCGGCGCCGGTGGCGGTGGTGGGGACGGAGACGGCGACGGCGGGGGCGCCGACTCCTCCGCGACGGAGGTGGGGTCGCCGATGGCGGCCTCCGAAGTGGGGTTCAGGGAGGGAACGGCCGCGGGGTCCTGGCTACCGCACGCGGCCAAGACTAAGAGCGCCGCCGCGCCTGCCAGTGCCGACCCCCGTCGGCGGGTTGTGTTCGAGCCCATCAGTGATGCTCCCCTTGAGTGGAAAAGCCTGAGGTCCGGAAGACTGAGGTTAGGCGCCGTCCCTGAAGGTCGCGACCGGTGGATGGGGGTCTGCGCCGTTCAGCGCACGGTCGATGTGGTGCCTGCGGGCGTACCAGCCCACCCCGACGATGGCAGCGGTCAGGGCACCGCCGAGCACCACGTCCAGCACCGGCCAGGGCGCGAACGCCCGGATGGCCCACAGCCCGGCCACCGCGAGCACGCCCGCCAGGGCCGGGTAGGCCAGGCCCCGGGCCATCGCGGACAGGGACACCCCGGCCCGGCGCAGGCCCCAGGCGTGCACCGGCAGCGCCACCACGAAGGCCACCACCGCCTGCGCCCAGCTGATGCCCACCAGGCCCCAGACCAGGGCCGCGGCCACCGTCGCGGGGACCAGGGCCAGCAGCCACCACAGCTGGATCAGCGCCGAGGACAGCGGGGCGCCCACCGCGAGCAGCAGGTGGAAGGCCAGGTCCGCCAGCACCCGGGCCACCGCGGCGATCGCCAGGCCGCTCAGCACGTGTGCGGCCGGGGCCCAGTCCGAGCCGTAGACGACCTCCACGATCGGTCCGGCCAGGATGGCCAGCGCCAGGCCGCCCGGGACCACCGCGATGCCCACCAGGCCGACCACCTCGCCCGCCGCCCGGTCCAGGTCCACACCCCGGTCCCGGGCCCGCGAGAACGTCGCCAGGGCCACCCGTTCGACCGTGGTGGACACGATCGAGACCGGCCAGTTCGCCACGTTGTTGGCCAGGTAGAAGAAGCCCAGCGCGGTGGCGCCCAGGAAGCTGCCCGTGACCACCTGCGGCAGCGCGTTGGCCATCACGATCAGGATGCCCGAGGCCACCACGGTGATGCCGTACCGGCCGACCTCGCGGAAGTGCTCGCGGTCGAAGCCGAACCTCGGCCACTGCCGGGTGACGAACAGCAGCAGCACCACCACGACCAGCGTGCCGGAGACGTGCCCGACGGCCAGCGCCCACGCGCCGAACCCGGCCAGCGCCAGCCCGCAGGTCAGGCCCAGGTTGACCACGACCCCGCACAGGTCGGCGACCAGGCGGCTGGCCTGGCGCAGCTCGCGGGTGAGCAGCGCGCCCGGCACCGCGGCGAAGCCGTCCAGGAAAACGTTGGCGGACAGCAGCCGCACGATGTCGGTGGCGCCGGGGCTGCCCAGGCCGGTGGCCAGCGCGGGCGCCAGCACCAGGCACAGCGCGAACGCGGCGGTGCCGCCGCACACCGCCACCGTCCACGCGGTGGGCAGCAGCGGGCGCACGTCCCCGGAGTGGCGCACCACGGAGGCGGCCGCGCCGAGGTCGTTGAAGGTCAGCAGCAGGCTCTGCACGACCAGCGCGGTCGCGTACAGGCCGAAGTCCTCGGGCACGAGCAGCCGCGCGAGCAGCACGCCCAGCGCGAAGGTGCCCAGCCGGGACAGCATCGTGTTGAGCAGGCTCAGGCCGAGCCCCCGGCGGAACCGGCCCGCCAGCTCGGGCTGCTGCGTCGTCTCGCTCATGTGGCCGCTCCCAGCGCGGAGTTGTCCCAGTCGCTGAAGTAGCTGCCGGAGTGGACGGTGTAGTCGACGGTGACCTCGGGCAGGTGCCGCACGGTCAGCCGCGCGGACAACCGGTGCACCAGCTCCCAGTCCTCCCGGGGGTGCACCCAGCCGGGGCGGGCCCACGCGTCGAAGCGCAGCCCGGGGAAACGCCGCACGACCACGGCGTTGACGTCCACCCAGGCGTCATCGGCGTGCGCGCGCCGGTCGAACTCCCGGCCCAGGGTGTCCACAGTGGACCCGTCCGGGCGGTGCCGGTGCAGCGCGGTGTAGACCAGCCCGGCACCCCCGCGCAACGCGGGCAGCGCGGTGGCCAGGTGGTGCGGCCGCCAGGTGTTGTCGTCGTCGAGGAAGGCCACGAACGGCGAGCGGGTCAGGCGGATGGCCACGTTGCGGGCCAGCCCGGGGCTGCGGTGGTTGGCGCCCAGGGCGAGCACGGTCAGCCGCGGGTCGGCGGGCAGCCCGCCCACCTCGCCGCCGCCGTCGTCGACCACGACCACGGACAGGTCGGTCACGGTCTGCGCGAGCGCGCTGCGCACCGCGGCACCCAGCTGTTCCGGTCGGCGGTAGGTCGGCACCACGACGGTGACCAGCGCGGACGGCCTGGTCTCCAGCGTGGAGGCGACGGTGGCGACCTCGTGGTCCTCGGCGCGGCGGGCGGCGGCGCGGGCCGCGGCGAACTTCACCCGCCAGTACCGCTCGCCCACGGCGTAGCGCCCGACGGTGCGGCGCAGCGCCTGCTTGACCCCGTCGGGCAGCAGCCCGTAGTCCCGGTTGCCCATCTCACCTCTCCGCGAGTTGTGCTCGGACCTCGGCGGTGGCGGCCGGGTTGGTCGGGAAGCCAGCGAGCAGCCGGGCGCGCCCGGAGAGCAGCTCGCGCAGCGCGCGCAGGTGCGTGCCCCGGCGCAGCGGCAGCCGCACCAGCTGGCCCAGCACCAGGGCCAGCCAGCCCAGCGCGGCGGCCGGGCGGGACTCCCAGGTGGCCAGGTGCACGACCTTGTTGGTGACCAGCTGCGCCCACAGCGCGGGCGAGACCGCGGCCTCACCGCCCTTGTGCACGGCGTGCGCACGTGGCGCCTGGCGCACGCACCAGCCCGCGTCGGTGACGCGGCGGCAGTAGTCGGTCTCCTCGGAGTACAGGAACAGCTCGCGCCGCCACGGGCCGATCCGCTCGGCGATGCCGGGGGCCAGGAACAGCGCGGCGCCGTTGGCCCAGTCCACGCGTTCCCGGGCGGGCCCGGGTGGCAGCTGTTCGCCGAACCCGCCCGCCCTGGCCCCGGCGAGGGAGTCGGCGAGCACGCGCAGCGGGGTGGGGCGGCGGCGCAGGGTGGGCTCGGGCAGACCGTCCGGGCGGCGCACCAGCGGGACCGCGATGCCCACGGCCGGGTCGGCGCACACCTCCAGCAGCTCGCGCACCGCACCGGACTCCAGGCGCACGTCCGGGTTGAGCACGAACACCGCCTCCCCGGGCGCGGCCAGCTCCAGGCAGGCGTTGACCCCGGCGGCGTAGCCGAGGTTGCCCCCGGTGTGCAGCACGGTGGCCTTGGGCGCGAGCTCGTGCACCAGGTCGGCGCTGCCGTCCCGGGAGGCGTTGTCGGCCACCACCAGGCGCCACTCCGGCACCCCGGCCAGCGCCGAGGGCAGGGCGGCCAGGAACCCGGGCAGCTCGGCGGCGGAGTTGTAGGTGACCACGGCCAGCATCACGGCGGGCACTCGCTCGCTCATTCGTTGCCTCCAGCTCGTGCCTGCGCGGTGACGGCGCCCGCCAGACCGATCATCAGGAAGGTCAGTGCCTGGAACTGCGGGAAGGCCATCGCGTCGAAGGTGGCGAAGCACGCCATGCACACGAGGAGTCCCACGGCCACCGCCCACGCGGCATCGCGGAGTTCCGGGGAGATGCTGCCAGCCTTCCGGAAGACACGCCAGGCCGCCCACGACGGCAGCAGCAGGAGGGCGATGAGGGCCAGCGCGCCGGGCAGGCCGGACTCCACGGCGGTCAGCAGGTACTGGTTGTCCAGGTAGGGCTGGGGCGGGGCGGTGTAGGTGCCGAAGCCCTGCCCGGACAGCGGCCGGGCGGCCAGCGCGTCGGCCACGTAGGTGTAGTCGTCCAGGCGGCCGGTGAGGCTGTTGTCGGTGCGGGCGCCCAGGATCGTGTTCGCCAGCACCTCGGCCAGCCGGGGCACCGCGGCCGCGGCCAGGCCGACCGCGGCGGCCAGCCCGAGCACCCCGGGCAGCCAGCGGCGCAGGCCCAGGCGGGGCAGCGCGAACAGCACGATCAGCCCGAGCCCGAGCAGGCCGGTGCGGGAGATGCTGACCGTGACGCCCGCGCCCAGCACGGCCACGCACGCCCACCACAGCGGCGGGAACCGCGCGTGCCGCACCAGGTGCAGGGCCAGCGGCACCGCGGCCGCGCACACCGCGGCCAGCTCGATGGGGTGGTTGGCGAAACCGAGCGCGCGCTCCAGGCCGCCGCGGGCCAGGTCGGACTCGCCGATGCCCTGCACGGTCAGGCCGGGGAAGCCCAGGTACGAGCGCAGGTCGACCTTGACCGCGAAGGCCACCGAGGCGGCGAAGGCCGAGGCGGCGGCCCCGAGCACCACCGCGCCGAAGACCGCGCGCAGCGTGGCCGCCCGGTCCAGGCCGTCGCAGGCGAGCAGGGCGATGCCCGCGCACACCACGTACAGCAGCGTGTTCCGGTCGGCCGAGCCGAGCCGGTCGTCGGGCACACCGAGGAAGAGCGCGAGCGCGTTGGCGCAGGCCAGCACGAGCAGCGCGCCGAAGAGCACCGCGCGCACCGGGTTGGCCCGCACGCGCAGGCCCAGTCCACCGCCGAAGCGCGCGACCAGCCACCACAGCAGGCACAGCGCGCCGAGCAGGCGGCCCGGGGTCAGCGAGCCGCCGACCCCGGAGATGACCAGGTTCTGCGGCAGGGCGAACAGCAGCGCGGCCGCCACCAGCACCCGGTGCGGTGGCAGCCTCCGTACCGGCGGGGCCAGTACCGCGCTCTGGGTCACTTCGTTTCCTGGCGCAGGGCGCTGAGGTCCTCGCGGTTGATGTGCTCGGTGACCTCGCCGTCGGCGTCCTGCAACCGCTTGCGCGGGCTGGGCCGGGACGCCGGCTGTTCGTCCTGGGTGGACAGCGGCGGGAACTTGCGCGAGCGCCTCCGGTCGACCACCACCACGACCAGCAGCACCAGGACCAGCCCCGCGCCGCCGGTGATGGCCACCGCGCGCAGCTGCCCGGCCCGGGTCGTGGTGACCTCGTTCGGGGAGAGCACCTCGTTGAGCGTGAGCTGCTGGTCCACCGGCACCAGCAGCGTGTCCTGGCGGCGCTTGAGCTCCTCCTTGACCCGCTGCATGGCCAGCTGGGCGGTGCGGCGCACCACGTCCGGGCTGGTGCCGGTGGTGGTCACCGTGATGAACGGGCTGTCCGCGGTGGACACCCCGCCGCCCTCGTTGGAGACCTCCAGCGTGGCGGTGGCGCCCTGCGCGGCCAGCTCGCGGCGGGTCTGCGGCGAGTTCAGCACCGCGATCACCACCACCGCGGCCTGGCCCTGCGCGCGGTCCACCGCGGCGAACGGGTTGCGGTCCTGACCGCCGTACTGGCGCAGGACCATGGTGAGACTGTTCACGCGGTACTGCTGCGGCACGATGAAGGCCACCGCGCCCAGTGCCACGACCAGCAGGGCCAGCAGCGCCGCGGTGAGCTTCCACCGGCGGCGCAGCACCCGTAGTACATCCAGTGCGTCCACGTGCTCTCTCCCGATCACCGATCGCCGGTGATCATTCTCGCTCCGTCCACTGCCGCCCGCGCCACGTTGCGGGCCATCGGCACCGCGTTCGCCCGGAACCACGGCTTGAGCGCCCACAGCGCCTTCGCCAGCTCCGCGCCCCGCAGTGGCGAGTTGCGCACCGCCTTCAGGTACCACCCTGCCTCCTCGACGTTGGGCAGCACCAGCCTGCGGCCATCGGTGCGCTGCTGCTTGTACCAGTCCCGCTGCGACACGCTCTGGGTGAGCCTGCGCTCGTGCAGCCGGTGGAAGAGCAGGTCCTGTTCGACCTCGGCGAAGGGCCCGTGCAGCGCCAGCTCCGCGACCAGGATGCGGTCGTTGTTCTTCACCGGCGGCAGCAACAGCGTACGCAGGAGCACGTCCCGCTTCATCAGGCCGTAGCAGTGGTAGTTC
Proteins encoded in this region:
- a CDS encoding glycosyltransferase; protein product: MTTPRVCFVTTYPLGRAELGGSGWVDRRLVAVLREAGCEVEVVCVTGPPGQWAEQEVVCHAAGEVPLEIRGDRAKLLRVAAGMALTEQPYLSRKFTAFPGWRQAARLLAERAAGRAVVTSGWPGLLLAEAAGVPVAAHVAHNVETTIALEHSPRPLRLLGETWRLPKAERRLLSLPHKVFALSRTDAELISRWAAPAEPLPLVVRAAPEGLAARSVGFIGKASWPPNERALESLLGPVHEELARLSVDVKYVLAGSGTEQYRDHPRTTALGRVERESEFYRQVGLVVVPRFGASTGISVKMLEATEYGLPSVVPPQLAEAVDPAGPWLVADGPAETAAAIGRWARGEVTVDVPAWVAAHDGTATARALLGALQVG
- a CDS encoding glycoside hydrolase family 6 protein produces the protein MTQTRGLFVDWESNAARWVRANKRDGRAGVINERIAAQPMARWIGGDGDIRGWLGQYVGAAAKENQLPVVVPYNIPQRDCGNHSAGGANGVANYRQWVETVADAIGKTPALVILEPDALIHLTCLDPTGKQERLKMLSEAVATLSQRSPNAWTYLDGGDGRYNPPSTMAQRLIEAGISGARGFAVNVSNFNTTAEAVAYAKMVQSAVSARGGGKPGYVIDVSRNGNGSNGEWCNPAGRKIGESPTLDGKSTTTPDAKLWIKQPGSSDGDCGIGRGTASGAFSPDLAMSLLNGS
- a CDS encoding O-antigen ligase family protein, with protein sequence MTQSAVLAPPVRRLPPHRVLVAAALLFALPQNLVISGVGGSLTPGRLLGALCLLWWLVARFGGGLGLRVRANPVRAVLFGALLVLACANALALFLGVPDDRLGSADRNTLLYVVCAGIALLACDGLDRAATLRAVFGAVVLGAAASAFAASVAFAVKVDLRSYLGFPGLTVQGIGESDLARGGLERALGFANHPIELAAVCAAAVPLALHLVRHARFPPLWWACVAVLGAGVTVSISRTGLLGLGLIVLFALPRLGLRRWLPGVLGLAAAVGLAAAAVPRLAEVLANTILGARTDNSLTGRLDDYTYVADALAARPLSGQGFGTYTAPPQPYLDNQYLLTAVESGLPGALALIALLLLPSWAAWRVFRKAGSISPELRDAAWAVAVGLLVCMACFATFDAMAFPQFQALTFLMIGLAGAVTAQARAGGNE
- a CDS encoding glycosyltransferase; this translates as MSERVPAVMLAVVTYNSAAELPGFLAALPSALAGVPEWRLVVADNASRDGSADLVHELAPKATVLHTGGNLGYAAGVNACLELAAPGEAVFVLNPDVRLESGAVRELLEVCADPAVGIAVPLVRRPDGLPEPTLRRRPTPLRVLADSLAGARAGGFGEQLPPGPARERVDWANGAALFLAPGIAERIGPWRRELFLYSEETDYCRRVTDAGWCVRQAPRAHAVHKGGEAAVSPALWAQLVTNKVVHLATWESRPAAALGWLALVLGQLVRLPLRRGTHLRALRELLSGRARLLAGFPTNPAATAEVRAQLAER
- a CDS encoding glycosyltransferase family 2 protein; translated protein: MGNRDYGLLPDGVKQALRRTVGRYAVGERYWRVKFAAARAAARRAEDHEVATVASTLETRPSALVTVVVPTYRRPEQLGAAVRSALAQTVTDLSVVVVDDGGGEVGGLPADPRLTVLALGANHRSPGLARNVAIRLTRSPFVAFLDDDNTWRPHHLATALPALRGGAGLVYTALHRHRPDGSTVDTLGREFDRRAHADDAWVDVNAVVVRRFPGLRFDAWARPGWVHPREDWELVHRLSARLTVRHLPEVTVDYTVHSGSYFSDWDNSALGAAT
- a CDS encoding oligosaccharide flippase family protein translates to MSETTQQPELAGRFRRGLGLSLLNTMLSRLGTFALGVLLARLLVPEDFGLYATALVVQSLLLTFNDLGAAASVVRHSGDVRPLLPTAWTVAVCGGTAAFALCLVLAPALATGLGSPGATDIVRLLSANVFLDGFAAVPGALLTRELRQASRLVADLCGVVVNLGLTCGLALAGFGAWALAVGHVSGTLVVVVLLLFVTRQWPRFGFDREHFREVGRYGITVVASGILIVMANALPQVVTGSFLGATALGFFYLANNVANWPVSIVSTTVERVALATFSRARDRGVDLDRAAGEVVGLVGIAVVPGGLALAILAGPIVEVVYGSDWAPAAHVLSGLAIAAVARVLADLAFHLLLAVGAPLSSALIQLWWLLALVPATVAAALVWGLVGISWAQAVVAFVVALPVHAWGLRRAGVSLSAMARGLAYPALAGVLAVAGLWAIRAFAPWPVLDVVLGGALTAAIVGVGWYARRHHIDRALNGADPHPPVATFRDGA
- a CDS encoding DUF1707 SHOCT-like domain-containing protein — its product is MNDLPDIRVSDAERDLVAQRLNLAVGEGRLTLTEYHERVGLAYAAVTRGELDRVVADLPAVAAPAPAPVAMRENPQGEQRKWVVSFMSGAVRKGRWRPTRKTSAIAFMGGTDLDLRKAEFPGPEIEITAVAFMGGIDIIVPPGVRVEVSGFSFMGGKDVKVDEDDLPADAPVVRVRGFAFMGGIDIRTKAVGSGKKKSVTAGDDD